ACGAAGATGCGGAACAGCACCGCCAGCAGCACGATCATGATCGGCCCGCCGGCGAACTCGGCCGCGGTGAACTGCCAGCCCATCAGCAGGGCCAGGATGATCCCCAGCTCGACGACCAGGTTGGTCGAACCGATCTCGAAGGCCATGGCGGCCGTGAAGTGCGCGCCCCGGCGGAACAGCGACCGCGCCAGCGCGACCGCGGCGTACGAGCAGGACGACGACGCCGCGCCCAGTACCGAAGCGAGGGCGAGGGTGCGCGGGCGGTCGTCGCCCATCAGCCGCACGATCGTCGACTTCCGGACGACGGCCTGCACGACGGCGCTCAGGAAGAACCCGAGGATCAGCGCCCAGAGGATCTCCCAGGTCATCGACCCGGCCAGGGCCAGCGCTTCCCCGATCGCGGCCACCGCCGTCACCTCCGCCGCGGAGGCTACTCCCGCCGCGCGTGCCGTGCCACGCGACCGCGCCCGTCGCGTCCACAGTGGACGCGACGGGCGCGGACAACGAGGCTCAGACGCCGGCGGTGGCGGAGATCCAGTCGCGGTACTTCGTGATGTTGATGTACGCCGTGTAGGACTGGCGGTCGCTCGTGGAGGCGACGCCGACCTGCTTGCCGTTCGCGTACATCGGGCCGCCGGAGTCGCCGCCCGCGGTGATGCCGTCGCCGCGGTTCGCGCACACCGAAACACCCGCCGCGCCGTCCGGGCAGTCGACCGAGGTGACGCTGACCTTCGCGACCTTCAGCAGCTGCGACTGGCACTCGATCTCGGGCTTGTCGGTGCAGGTCGCGCCCCAGCCGTAGACCTCGGCCTGGTCGCCCACCTTGACGTCGCCCTCGCTGCCCAGCGGCGCGTACTCGGTCTGCACCTGCTGGTCGATCTGCACCAGCGCGATGTCCGAGTCCGGCGCCTCGTGCACGGAGGTGGCGTTGACCGTGGTGCCCTTGGTCTGGTCCAGGTCGCCGACGTGGAAGCTGATCTGCCGGCCGTTCGCGCCCTGCGTGCAGTGGCGGGCGGTGAGGATCCAGTCCGGCGCGATGATCGTCGCCGAGCAGATCTCCTGGCCGCCGGCGAACATCCGGGCCGCCGAGTGGAGCGAGTCGGCATTGCTGCCGTCGATGATGGCCGGCTGGGCGGCCAGGGACGGCGCCGCGGCCGCGAGTGCCGAGAGCAAAACACCGGAGACGACTACGCCGGTTCGCGCGATACGCACTTTACGATCAACCTCCCGCCGCGGACCGAGGTCTCACGGTGACGTGTGGTGAAGGACGCACCTACCGTCACTGTTGTGGGTGAATCTCCGGAACCCGCCGATAGTCGGTTGATCCAAAACGCGACTTTCGTCGTGCGCCGACCGGCGCAGTGGGTGACATGTTCTGGCGCCCTGTCTCGAATGTGCGCGAATCCCGCACGGGCCGCGACGTCGTCCCGCTACAGTCCGGCCTGCTTGGTTCCGCCTGGGGGCGGCCGCGGGAACGGGGTGCTCGATGGGTCCTGAAGTGCGGTTTCACCTGCTCGGACCGCTGGTCGTGACGGTCGACGGCCGGCCGGTGCCGCTCGGCGGGGCGAAACAGCGGGTCCTGCTGGCCCACCTGCTGCTCAACGCGAACCGGACGGTCCCGCCCGGGCAGCTGGTCGACACGATCTGGCCGGGTGACCCGCCGACGTCCGCCACCGCCAACCTGCAGACCTACGTGTGGCGCCTGCGCCGGCTGCTGCCGGCGGGACCCGTCCTGCGCACCCACGGCCCGGGCT
This genomic window from Amycolatopsis mongoliensis contains:
- a CDS encoding S1 family peptidase — translated: MRIARTGVVVSGVLLSALAAAAPSLAAQPAIIDGSNADSLHSAARMFAGGQEICSATIIAPDWILTARHCTQGANGRQISFHVGDLDQTKGTTVNATSVHEAPDSDIALVQIDQQVQTEYAPLGSEGDVKVGDQAEVYGWGATCTDKPEIECQSQLLKVAKVSVTSVDCPDGAAGVSVCANRGDGITAGGDSGGPMYANGKQVGVASTSDRQSYTAYINITKYRDWISATAGV